The genomic region AAATGCACCGTGCGCAACGCCGGGGGTGATGCGCTGTGCGAGATGACGTCGCCGATCCTGATCAAGCGGCGCGAAGGGGCGGTCTGATGCCGTTTTTCGAGGAGATCGAGATTGGGCATCGCCGTGAGATCGGCGCCTATACGTTCACGGCCGAGTCGATCAAGACATTCGCCGCAAAGTTCGATCCGCAGCGTTTTCACCTCGACGAGGAGGAGGGCAAGAACTCCTTGTTTGGCGGGCTCGCGGCCTCGGGCTGGCACGTCGGGTCGGCCTGCATGAGCCTGCTTGTCGCCGACGGCCAGCGCCTGGCGCGGGAAGCCGCTTCGCGCGGCGAGGAGGTCGCGGTGTGGGGCCCGTCGCCGGGCTTTCGCGACCTGCGCTGGATCAGGCCGGTGCTCGCCGGCGACATCGTCACCTACGTCAACGTCGTCATCGACAAGCGCAGCTCCGCCTCGCGACCCGGTTGGGGCATCCTGACCGCGCGCACCACCGGCACCAACCAGCGCGGCGAGGACGTCTACGCCATCACCGCAACCGCCTTCGTGCCGATGCGTGTGAACGGCGGTTAGATTCGTTCCAGGATGAACGGCGAAAACAGCGCGCGAGTGTTGCCCCCGCGCTATGGACGCGATTCCGGGTGGCTGCCATAAGCCTGCGCAACATGGTTTTCCCGCGAAGCAATGCGCGGAACCATCGAGTTGCTAACCAATTATGAACCTGTCGCTGTCTATTTGAACGAACTGGGCAGAGTACAGGGGACGAGGACCATGGCAGACCGCGGCGCACTCAAGCTGGTCGGATTCATCTTTGCTACCGCGACGCTGGCCGTGATGCTGGTGGCCGGCATGGTGGTGAAGGGCTATGCCGACGGCGCCTACACCCTGGAAGCTTCGACCGTGGAAGCCGCCCGGTAAGATTTCGTTAACTCCGCGGCCTCCGCCCTCAGCGGCTATAGACGAACGCCAATGTCGCGATCGCAACCGCCAGCAAACCGACAAAACGCAGCATGATCGTGCCGAACTGGTTCGGCGCGGGCCGCAGCGGTATCGGGTCGGTGGTGTCGGGCCGAATGCTTTCCATGAAAAGTCCCCAGGCCCGGCCGCGATGGCAAGAGCGCTTGGCGTTAGTCGCCGGATCGATGCGGGAAGTTCAAACCCCTCCGCTGTTATGCCCCGCCAAAGCGGGGCATCCGGTACGCCGCGCGTCACAGTTCTAGCCTCGCTGCCTCTGGAATACTGGATCACCCGCTTTCGCGTGATGACACTTTTCGTGGGGCGCGTGCGCACCGTCACACACCCCACGAATCAAAACCGCCGCGCCCCTTTCGGAACGCGGCGGCTGGTGATGCGGGATGCAGCGATCAACTGTTGCGCAGGCCGT from Bradyrhizobium lupini harbors:
- a CDS encoding MaoC family dehydratase; protein product: MPFFEEIEIGHRREIGAYTFTAESIKTFAAKFDPQRFHLDEEEGKNSLFGGLAASGWHVGSACMSLLVADGQRLAREAASRGEEVAVWGPSPGFRDLRWIRPVLAGDIVTYVNVVIDKRSSASRPGWGILTARTTGTNQRGEDVYAITATAFVPMRVNGG